Proteins from one bacterium genomic window:
- a CDS encoding lytic transglycosylase domain-containing protein — translation MRKLLEELGIPASEMEKMMTLVLGVIKQESGGNQGARSPVGATGLMQLMPATAQGLGVNPNDPKDNVRGGVTYLMQQLKAFGNDVPKALAAYNAGPGNVQKYGGIPPFAETQKYVQNITRSVGLA, via the coding sequence ATGCGCAAGCTACTCGAAGAGCTGGGCATCCCCGCCTCCGAGATGGAGAAGATGATGACCCTGGTCTTGGGGGTCATCAAACAGGAATCGGGCGGCAACCAGGGCGCGCGCTCGCCGGTCGGCGCGACCGGCCTCATGCAGCTGATGCCCGCGACCGCCCAGGGCCTCGGGGTCAACCCGAACGACCCCAAGGACAACGTGCGCGGCGGGGTCACCTACCTCATGCAGCAGCTCAAGGCCTTCGGCAACGACGTGCCCAAGGCGCTCGCCGCCTACAATGCCGGCCCCGGCAACGTGCAGAAGTACGGCGGGATCCCCCCCTTCGCCGAGACGCAGAAGTACGTGCAGAACATCACGCGGAGCGTCGGCCTGGCCTGA